The Clupea harengus unplaced genomic scaffold, Ch_v2.0.2, whole genome shotgun sequence DNA segment gaaaatatgggatttttttgcacgcccagcattcaatggcctatggaagcacattcaaatggtagaaaaaggtaagtttatgacagagcttaaactgtgtttgtgtaaaatctGTGTAttatatcaagtctctagctttaacattgagctttctacaggccttcaaagatgctgcaacagagcgtagagtaaatTCTCGAGCAAATTAAAGCACCCTGAATACTAtgatacccaagccacacccttggaatcCATATTATTCAAGTTatggtatcagattttaagcctagaaagtttgaaggaagctagcttaaatacttttctagggtatagcaatttgaaaatgggctcttcagaaaacgctgctaaaaaaagcgtctgaaaatgcacatGACATAGTTGCTAAAACATCTTTTGTGacaaactattgggagtagagagctaatatttgggactatacctatgaAGAAGTGTATGGAACAACCTTtgattttttcagccaaatctgagacggtcgagtgggagccattgtcacacttgacatggaatgacttATCCAATACACATTTCAGGCAACAACGCAATGGATAAGAAACCTCTTAAGCGGTCATTGCCGACAGAGGCCAACATTCTTGACTGAAAAATGAAGCCAAATTGATGGTGATAAACAGGTGCTTTGAAAGATAATAAGCGAAACCATGCCCTCATTCGGCTATGCTTCGCTGTTACGGCACACTCACACGGTTGCGCTGGATTAGGCTGCCTCACTAAACgatgcacacctgtaactcacATGACCCTAATTATAATTGAAACGAGAACGAGGGCGTCGTGCCTTTATAAGACTGCGTTAATGTTTCCGTGGAGTTATCCCTtccgttgttgtttattgattggTAAACATGGCTTCTTTTGCAAAGGTagctgtgtgtttcctcattgcgtgtgtctgtaatggtaagttttcTCCTCGTTTCTGTTAGTTGCATTTTGTCTTGAAATCCTGTCTGAAATAGTCActcgttttgttttcttttgaacagcattctgttttcagaagagagatgtgaactttaaggcctctgcagttgaccgccaaggtgatgatgtggttgttgtcaccacaacaccccgatccccacaaccagacaacttctgcacaaactgaagttactggtagggtgtttctttttagtttttgtgtgtgtggttttctgccagtttgttttctgtataaaatgtgtaagtctgtcccttggcttctctctggccccctcactcatgtggaatcccaagatggcgcaagtgaagatgctgtggtttccaccccaacaccaaatcccccaaACCAAACTACATCTGCTGGAGCTACTGGTAAGGGCATAGCTACATTTCTGATTTTCAGACCTTTTAAATGGCTGCCACCCCAACTCCTGAAGTCCAGACTGAAtctgcccaaactggaactactggtaagggagttatgattatacaaggaaccacttggatggttcaaactgtttgctcttaaaaatgAATTCACAAGGATTCTGATGCAGAGCAAGGGTCTAGgaactttgagtgttgtggtttggcatgGTCACTTGTTAATGTTTAAAACATGTAGCCTGGCAGGTCTCCAACAAATCTAGacctgtagtcacaaatgtCTGTTTGGTTGAAGTTAATggatgttttcttctttttggttGTAGAGGATGTTGTGAATTGGCTAAGAATGCATGAATATAAGGCAACAGTCAACATGCTTTGAGAAGTATTTTatcatggggaaaaaaaagtgtcacacTGAccatggtgtctctctctctctctctctccatcctccagaGGCCACGACTGATGGTGAAACTGAGGAGCAGCTGTCTGATTCTTCAGGTGGGTTGGCCTAAAATCACCTGTTGCCTGGATCAAAACTTTGTTACATATAGTATCGTAAGGTCTGTTGGAGTTATTGTGATGACACTTCCAGAAGGCTCAACTGTGatgtctggcatcccagacccaccccctccATATTCATGATGGGTTAGAACACCTGCCACttccagagacaacaacagatacaccaaGATTATCTCTGTTTTAGTTCAGGTTCATTCACGACCCCAAGTAGTCTACTAGCGTCTCAGCAACAACCACTGGCTCGCccctttcagcagcctcagacagctcctttgagtgaccatccTCGTGTGCTTACCAACCTTGTTGCCCCGCTTCCTCTACCAGTTCAGCATACTTTATCTTCTCTACTTTAGAGAGAATATACTATCATTGGATCTGGCttacttttctgttttctgctgAAAGAGGCCCCATGTGAACAGGGATGGACCCGTCATGCACATCGTTGCTTTAGGTTTTTCTCCACCAGCCTACCTTGGTCTGAGGCAGAGGTGAGTAATGGAATATTACTGATTTAAAGTGCCAACTTGATGAGCATGAATGAACATTGTGTGGATTGATTTAACAATCTGCCACAGCTCTTAATTTCAGttcaatttaattaaatgtttCTTTTGCCTTCTGATCATGATCTTAATTCTCTGTTTACCTTCAGGGGTACTGTGTGAAAAACGGAGGGAATCTTGCATCCATCCACAACATTAAGGAAGCACGTCTTGTGGGGGAGTTGTCAGGGAACCGTGACGGGGCTTGGATTGGGGGCGGGGGATCCTCTGAGGTAACTTATTGCAGTCTGTCTGATGTCATGTACAGTAGATGGTGGATTGTTGTCTACCGACTTTTACAGTGTCttttaaaaatctctgattGAAAGGGTAAACACGTAGTTAATGTGGGTTTTTGAGGTAAAGATGAACGTGCTTTTGTTCTGTATGCAGGGTTTTGTATGGTACTGGACTGATGGAAGTGCATTTGACTATTCCAATTGGCATGCATGGGAGCCCAATAACCATGGTGGAAATGAACACTGCATCAACACCAACTACAATGGTACTTCAACGCACTTGTCACCATTATCAGCTCAGAATATAGTCTGTTTGTCCATTTTCGGGACTCCATCTCAATCATCTCTCAAAAGCATTAACCTTTCAGTGTTCTATCTAGGCCTGTATACATTGTGGTTTGTACAACGTAGCCATTCTATGCTCTTCGCTATACATTAGGAATTACTAAACCTACTCTGGCAAAATGGCTACCACTTGTCAAagactttactttttttttctgtaatctAACGTGTTGATGTGGTTTACAGTTTGGGATCTGTGTTTGACTGAACTAttgtcttctcctccagctggtgGCGTTTGGAATGATTCTCCCTGCCACAGTCGTTTCTCGTTTGTGTGTGCCAAGTAGTAAAGCATCTCGTGTGGAGTTTACAGACTTTCACTGTCACATAACTAATCAATAAACGCATCATTAAAAAGCAACCTCTGGATTTGGTGTTTTTCCAtatgtaacagtgaagatttggtttcttccacttgcatcctttttgtgctattttatcatactgagcatgtgcatatgtcATGCTGTTGGGGAAATAGTGACCTCTAGGGGATATGCATGTTGAACggagtggctctcctcagagttcggAGGATTAGAGTCACGGTTAATAAACTGACGAACTGGACATGTGTCTCCTGCCTTCTTTTGaaaactacacaacgcagacgAATTCAAGGGGGTTACACATAGTTATTCAGTCCCcagctctgttgtgtgtgtgttcttctaaTATGACAGGAAAACATACATGTTTGTACTCCCAATAGGAAGGAGAGTAAGATGAGTCACTCACAGCCAAGGGAACATAGTTCGCAAGACTTTCAACTGAAAGTCAAATAGACATATCTgatacaacttttttttaactgatgtgAAACTGATTATACACGATATGTCAACTAAATTTAACAGACAAAGAAAATTGTGAAATAATATGCTTTCTACTTCATCTTCATGGTTCTCTCTTCCATGGTAAGATGAAAAAGGAGAATGCAAGCTCAATCTTTTCTCACTTTACCCCACTCTCTTcctacatgtttgtgtgcacaatAAATTACTTAATCACAGTATGTAATTCTATAGAACTCAGGTCTGATGTAACTACAaataatggacctcattctcgaagaAGAGATAACAGGATAACAAGCGCCTAAGCAAATGCCGTGGCTTGAAGAGGTAAACTGGGCATAAATTACCTGGCAGATTTGGCACTAGCTCCCGCTCCTACCGTTTACAACACCATATTGTGAGGTGAAAGCATATGCGTGGACAGTGCACTAAAAGTAAATCTTCAGTGATATGGACCCAAGGAGTTTTTACTGCACAAAGAAAACAGTACCTAGTTTGGTCATCTATTTCTTTCAGCCCAGCTTTCTCTGAATACATCGATTCTTGGTATGGGGTCAGTGTTTCTTGATGTTTTTTCGTCACCTGATGACCTCTTCAGAACAGGAATCATTGGCTAGGCCATCCATTCTGGCATATGGCATATGACAGTGGTAGGTATTGGTGTTGGTAAAAATTAAGACAGACAGTTTCTCAGACAGTTAGTCTGTAAATTGAATTTTTATTTAAGTTAGTAAAGTGGTAAATACAAAGAGCTGTGGTCATAGCAGAACAGAATACATCATTTTAGTAACAGCAGTAGACACAAATTGAGAAATAGGAGAAgcaaaatattttattaaatatcTTGCTCCAAACTACATAATTCATAAAAGGGACGTTTGGGAATGTTTCATCATGTATTACGATATTGTTATTTTCAACTAATGAGCACCTTCCATTTTAATCTTTACAAGCAATATCAGACAACATGAACATCAGaggaatgttaaaaaaaaaaaaaacttacaacTGACAAGCTTCTTTATTAGCAGAAAGTACACTACATAAAAAACAGATACAGATCTGGATGATCTACTTGTATTGACAGCAATATAAAGAGACGATTTACAACCTCTCAGCATACGcttttgagaagaaaaaaaaacatctccacAGTTCAGAATTCAAAGAGTTAAAAAATAGATTTTTGTTAtaagaaaaacatttttgtaaaaAGTAAATCTCGTATATTTGTAATGTTTCCTTGTTCTTTCTAAAATGCCATCACGaatgattcatgtttacttttcTCCTTTACACCCTATGTTTAAAACAAACAAGATCATGAGTGGCATGTCACTTTCACGTTGATCACTTCCAAtgctttattaaaaaaaaaaatgtcagaatgtcaacaccagcagcacatgAACCTGATAATACAAAACCTGTAGAAGTAGTGCAGCAGTGCCACCTAGTGCCTTAATCAGGCCAAACACgaaggagcaaaaaaaaaaaaaaaaacaattaaatatCTAAGCTGGGATGGGTCCAGAAGGACTTGAGTGCAGTTTTCTGCTTGGTCTTTATCTTGGCCAGAGAAAATGACCTCACTTAGCCTTGTGTCTATTCAGCTCAGCTAATATGAATGAACTGAAGTCAGGCCGTCCTTACAGTCCACTCGCTTTCCCtttgttgcatttgttttctGGAAATGCGACTGACTGTCTGGTGTGTTTCCTGAAAACGTGCAATTATCTTCACCTCGCCTGCCGCTATCCTCCTCActactcctctccccctcctccgtcgcattcttttttcattttaggGTAGGTGAAGCCAGAGTCATACTTGTGGTAGAACGTAAACTGGCAGCAGAAAGTAAATCAACTGAGAAAAATGACCTCAACTCCCACTGCATATTCAATTCAACTTGATTTATatggcgccaaaacaatacaattgtctcaagagcgcagtacagagcccagggctcatctgttctgtctgttttctttatCCTAATTCTGAAAATACACCCCTGCACTTAAACCAAGCTGACCTGAGTTGCGTTCCCCAAAAAACATATCATCGTTAATGTAACACTTATCATGGGGAACACACCCCTGTATTTGATTTCTGTTCTTTCATCTGCTCGTTGGTGAAGCACTTTGAATCACCAATGTGTATGAGTTTTGCTGTATAAATGAACATGCTGTGTTTCTGCTTTGCTGTACTGAATTGACCTGAGTTCAGCAGAAAACTGTCAGCTCGGTTCAGCTAAACTAAGATGAACTGAACTGACCCCaactgaactaaaaaaaaaatggcctcactttctcccttatccccccccccctccccctccccctcctctctacccctcacctcctcccccctccctgagCAGCAGCTCTTTGGCCAAGTCGGGCCGGCCGGCGCGCGCCAGGCATCGGGCCAGCAGAGGCGCCTTGGGGGCGTGGGAGGGGAGGCTCCTCCGCCACAGGCCCAGCACGTGGAAGGCCTGGCGGGGCAGGCTGTCGGCGGGCGCCCTGAGACGGGCCAGCTGCACCGCGCTCCGCTTCACCCGcagcgccagcagcagcagcgccgcctcctcctcacacagctCCTCGCACAGCCACGCAAGGAgctcatcagagagagagtctgagtcacacacacacacacatacacacacacatgcacacacacacacacacacacacacaccaacacacaaacacacacacacacacacacacacacacacacacacacacacacacacacacacacacacacacacacacacacacacacacacacacacagacagacacacacacacacagagattaccATTCAGAGACATTTCAGTATCAGTTAAAGTTATAGTGGCCTTTTTTGTCCATTCTTTAATGTTTAATATTGTTATGCTTTTTTGTAATTGAATCTGTGTGTCTATATCATTGAAGCTTGTTTGAATTTGATATTTGaaattgaatttgagagagaaagcaaaactGGTATGTCAGTTCTCATTCTTCATTGATTTTGATGAATATTACATTTACTTAGAATCTTACCGGAATGTGGCATCACTTTTGCACTCGCTAGCCGACTGGTTATTCTTAGTTTCTgataaacaaagaaagaaagaacgagagaaagagaaaaaaagaaggaaaaaatcTTTCAAAACTTTACACTTCAACTTCTCCATCTTCACTGTGTTTAAAATTGTAAGTTGCTCAGACTGTATACCTtgggtagagtgagagagagtttacaCACAGGCTCCTTTAGAGGGTGCTGTGGAGAAAGAACAGCAGTGTTTCCCATCCAGACCAGCTGGGTTCTTGGAACCCTGTGAAAGACGGCCAGGCCTTTGTAGTGTGGAGAGCTGTAGTTCCCGAACGGGTCCACCACTGCCAGTGTGAGATACTCACGGCTCTTCCGTTGGTGGTGGAAGGTGATAGTCTTTGGAGACACTGTTTCTCGGTCAGCTATAGCCAACAAACGCATACAAGAACACTTACACTCTCAAGTTCgtgcagaaaaacacacactcactttttaTGTTATTTAATATGCATGTCAGTACTCTCAAGTCATTATTTAAGTGAGCTGAATATATGCAGAAAACTCTGattacaacaacaactaaaCTATTTGAGAATAAGAAAAAAGACTTTTGGATGTGTGCCATGTTTACTCTTGTCTTCAGAGcatactgtgtctgtctgtctgtctgtctgtctgtctgtctgtgggtacAAGTTCATGCCCCTACAGGTCCGTTGTTAAGCAACTTCACTGGAATGCAAATACAAGTGTCAGCATCGCTGTACAATGCACTCAGAGAAGAATCAAATCTTGTGCTATGCTATTTACGATTTGTCCGAATGCATGtggtgtgggaaaaaaaaaaaaaactgtcagcaGACAACTTTTCGGTAGAAAAGGAAAGGCCAAGTCAGTAGATCTCACCCCATTAAGGGTCATTCAGCTCTTGGACCAAGAGGCAGCAGTGTAAAGTTGGACTGGGATGCTGCATAAAGATCTGCAACCTTCCTCAGAGATATTACCGAATCCTGAACTGGTTTGAACAGACTATGAAACACCATCATTTCATTGTGCCACGTGTGAGACACAGTTCGGTATGTCTACCTGACCTGACGACATCTGCACGCGTACCTGTGATGTTCCCACTGAAGCTCAGCCGCAGCTGGTCTCCCTCGCTCATGGCGATCTCCCCAGAGGGTTCGGGTGGGCCGCAGTAGGCCTGTCCCTGGAGTTTGGCCAGTTCCCAGCTCAGGTCTCTGCTGGGCAGGGCTGCCACCACCACGCTGTGAGGGTCCTGCCTCTGACGCCGGAGGACAATGGTTACCATGACACGGCGCACAGAATCCTCGATCTCCTCCACCATGGCAGCCAGATAGGAGGGTCTTACTGTGGACTCAGACGGAACACCATTAGCCtgcaaggagagggagaaagagggacaaaCCCATTGTTTCTTTTAAGAAGGGACCTTTATAATTGATATAAATATCAATAcctatctagctatctatcaatcaatctatcTGACTGATCTATCTACCTTTCTGTgagtgtctttgcatgtgttcTACACTACTAATAGCCATTTGGAGGTCTTGCTGTGAGATGCACCTCTCAAAGTGCTCCGTCAGTTCAAAGGACACCAGGCCATTCTGCAGGTTCCTGACAGACACATTGTCTAGAACGTTCCACTGCTCCTCCTTCCAGCCCAACAGAACCAGCTGCTCCTTAGCCAGCTCTCTGGAAGGTTTTACGGAAGCACTCACGGCCCTAAGAGCGCAAACACATattccacatcacacacatatgcatacacataacatacatacacacatgcatacatacatacagtacatacatacatacacacatacacacatacataccaacacaacacataacacaggcACTGAGCAAACACAATATAAAAGTAGATCATAAACTCGTAAGATGTTCAGAGCAGGTTAAATGACAATAGAAGTTATTATTTAATACACAGTATGCCACTTGGCTGTGACTGGTTTGCACAGTGATGAGGACGTAATGTTCCAGTGGGCATAGAGAtgtgcagtgagtaaatctCACTCTCCGACACCTTCACAAATGTCTAAGGTTGCAAGTTTGAGTCCGGTGCAGCACTGCGCTGTCACTCAACAAAGACATTGATAGAGAAATATTAAACTCTGACTTGAatcaatgatgtgtgtgtattaattaatgcctttgtattaatcatatgtctttgtgtactgaaacattttctgtatttctgtgtaacTTTGATTTTCAAGTGCTGacgcctctttctctgtgtatgtgcttaaaagtgtaccttttgtgtgtgtgagtaagcaaGGGCAGATGagaagaactagtagtccttttctgccttgctgatgcattacgttgcaaaaagcatagcaagatgacctcggacgcgagagacccaccacgtggttatctctgctgacataTTTTTTTTGGTGTTGGAGAAACGCAAACTTCAATCTATAaaaaaaccttgtgtgatgtgtttaactttgcttttctctctttgcctctctttgctgcagtctgagagtATCTCTCTTATCCTCCAAAATGAGAGTGAGCCTGTGCCCCTCCTTTGTCTGTCGGGACATGACTGAGCccgatatgcatattgaatagAATTATACTTATACACAACTCAGGAgtctgaggtaacttgagtgaattttcattTAACAGACATAGACAGGCAGAGACTGAAGCCTCTACTCTCACCGTATTCTATACTGGAGTGGGGTGACCTGAATGGGGGCAGCACTGGTCGGGCGGGGGTGACTGGGGTCGCCCTCCTCCCCCGGCCTCCTCCGGTCGGGGTTGGGGGGGCAGGGTAGGGTGAGGGCCAGGGTCCTGCGGGGGGGCTGGCTGCTGGGGTGAGtgaggtagaggagagggctggtGGTCAGGACGGCGTGGTACACGTCCCTGTTGGACTTCAGAGCAGACAGCAGGCTGGACTCCACCGGCTGGACCTGATCAGATTAACAATTGGTACAACTTTGGTATGGAGGCATGCAATTTTGGCATCCATCCATGATTTGCTATtgcaaaaaagtattttttgtaTATGATCCATATAATCCATATGAAGcgtcttgagacaattttattgttttggcgctacataaataaaatataattgaattgaattgaatacaaaCAACTCAAAGTAATAAAGGATATAAAGACATTATGATGTTGTCACCTTAGTGGGATATAACATGGATTCTATAGCTTAAGGTACTTTTTAGCATTTAATTTGACATGCTTGTTCAGTAGTATTCCGTAGCCTTCGTTAGGTTTCAGTGTAAGCAGTACTGTACCACAGCCTGGGCGATCACTGGAGAGGTGAAGGATCCTGGGAGGTAGTCCAGGCAGATTCTGGAGTCTATGCTCAGTTTGAGGGAGAGCCCTTTCTTTGGGATGGTGTAGCTCTCCTTCCTTAAGCAGGAcaccactgcaaacacacccaGAGTGTACACACGCACCTCTGCATATGAGCCCTGAgagcagcactcacacacacacacacacgcacacacgcacacacgcacacacgcacacacgcacacacgcacacacatgcacacacatgcacacagtggtGTCAAAAACAGTGAACACATAAAACAAACCCATATCTGTGTACAGGGATGTGTACATGTACAGGGattctgttgccatggtttgAACTGGCAAAGCTTCTTTTCTTTACTTACTTTCTGTCCTCCGTAGTTGCCTTCCATGGACACAGGGTTAACGTAGCTGACCCTTGATGCTTGATCGACAACCTTCACTATGATGTCACGGTAGTTGCCGCGGTAGCGGGATCGGAATGGGATGACCACGGTGATGGGGAAGGAGCACTTGGTGTTGTCTGGCAGCCGTAGCCTGAGGACACTGCTGACCAGCTCCTCCAGATCTGACACCATGAGTGAACCGAGGCCGTTCACAAGGTCACAGGTCATGACCTCTGCCATCCCCAGGGGGGCTGTGACATAGCAGAGGGTGGGCCTGTCTGATGTGTGCATCTCAGGCTTTCCTGTTAGTCTTGGGAGGAGAGGCTGTATTACTAAAGAGAAGGGGCTGTTATCTTTGGCATCTTGTAAGGTTTTTTCAGAGAACATGCTCTCACTTGTACCCATATGTTCCTGGATGTTCGTTAGTAtcagaaagaataaataaaacgGATGctttatggtctatttaaataAGTGTTTAGGAAGTGGTAAACTTTTATACTTACCCTTTCATGACCCAACCGTGCCTCATTCTTTGATTTTCTTCCTCCAActgtccatctctcctttttgtctttttctccctcacaccTTCTTTCTCCATCAGTCCTTCATCCCCTCTGTCTGCGGCTGTACTAAGTCCTGTCTTCCCAGAGGAATCACACATAGGCACCCTGTGTTTGCTCATAGATccgctgtctctgtgtgtgggtatgctcCCCGGATGTTCATGGTCGGTTCCAGAAGGTCGGCCTGTTGCCCTTGAGCTCTGCTGGCCGCCAGTGTTGTCTGATCGTATATTTTGAGTGCTTTGATTGGTTTCTGTGTCTGGATCTGATTGGCCAAGATGGTGA contains these protein-coding regions:
- the dthd1 gene encoding death domain-containing protein 1 codes for the protein MHTSDRPTLCYVTAPLGMAEVMTCDLVNGLGSLMVSDLEELVSSVLRLRLPDNTKCSFPITVVIPFRSRYRGNYRDIIVKVVDQASRVSYVNPVSMEGNYGGQKGSYAEVRVYTLGVFAVVSCLRKESYTIPKKGLSLKLSIDSRICLDYLPGSFTSPVIAQAVVQPVESSLLSALKSNRDVYHAVLTTSPLLYLTHPSSQPPRRTLALTLPCPPNPDRRRPGEEGDPSHPRPTSAAPIQVTPLQYRIRCVCALRAVSASVKPSRELAKEQLVLLGWKEEQWNVLDNVSVRNLQNGLVSFELTEHFERCISQQDLQMAISSVEHMQRHSQKVRPSYLAAMVEEIEDSVRRVMVTIVLRRQRQDPHSVVVAALPSRDLSWELAKLQGQAYCGPPEPSGEIAMSEGDQLRLSFSGNITGTRADVVRSGRHTELCLTQCKCSCMRLLAIADRETVSPKTITFHHQRKSREYLTLAVVDPFGNYSSPHYKGLAVFHRVPRTQLVWMGNTAVLSPQHPLKEPVCKLSLTLPKVYSLSNLCVCVCDSDSLSDELLAWLCEELCEEEAALLLLALRVKRSAVQLARLRAPADSLPRQAFHVLGLWRRSLPSHAPKAPLLARCLARAGRPDLAKELLLREGGGGEG